A stretch of DNA from Deltaproteobacteria bacterium:
TTGGTCGTTTGCCCAGGCCTAACCCCAATCAGACAATCCGATCACATGATAAAACGCCCCGTCAAACTCGACTCTAAGTTTGCGCGCGATGGAGCGAATCTAGCAAGAGGGATCACATTAAGTCAATACTCAGGCCTGACCCCAATCACAGTGCTTCCGGCTGTCTTCGTGCTTCTATTTCCCAGCGGATCGAAGCTGTAGCTGGCGCGCCGCGCGATTCCAGATTCCGGATTCCAGATTCCAAATTCTCGGAGACAATTATGGAGCGAATAATTTGCCATCTGAAATTTGTGATTTGAAATTCTGAGCGAAGCGAAGACGGAGTAGTCGCGGCTGTCGGTGACGCTGGTCACCCGGTGGGCGTTGTCGTAATTGTAACTGTAAGTGACGTTCTGGGTTTTTTCCTGGACTACCTGGGCGATGGGGTTACGGATATAGGCGACCAAGTTGTTGGTGCTGCTGTTGCCGCTCTGGAGATAGCCGAGAGTGGCCTGGAGTGTGTAGCCGTTGGGCGGCGTGGATGAAGTGCTAAGCAGATAATCGCCGCTGCCGGAGTTGTAGTGGCGATAGAGCGCGGTGAGTCCGGTGCCGGAGCTGGTGTCGAGATAGCCGATGGTGCCGTCGTCGCTGTAGCCCGAGGGCTGGTCGGTTGTCGTCGAGTAATAGTGGCGGCCGGTGGAGCTTCTGTAAAAACGCTTGAGCGCCACCGCGTCGCTGCCGGAGTCCTGGCGCAGAAAGCCGATGGTGTCCTGGGGCGCGTAGCCCGCCGGCATGGCGATGTCGTTGCTATAGTAGTGGTCGGTTTGGGGAATGATTCCTTTGACTGGCACCGCTTTGTCTTATACACCGGTTAAATCCCCTTTGCCAAATTTTTCATGAACTCCGAACTCGTCGCCCTTTGCGCCTCCATCGCCTTTGCTTTGTTTGCCGTTTACGGCTGGCTCGGTTTGCGCGTGTCGACGCCGTTGACGGCGACGTTGGTGTCGTTGGCGGCGCGGACGTTGACGCTTGGCGTGGCGCTGGTTTTCGCTGGTGGGATTCCTGCGTTCGCCGCGCGCGCGCTTTGGATTTTTATTTTGCTTGGCGTCATGCAGACGGTCATCAGTCTGCTGACTTTCATCGGACTGCAAAAGATCGGCACGTCGCGCAGCCAGCCGCTGCGCAACAGTTATCCGCTGTGGAGCGCGATGATCGCCATCGCGCTGATGGGCGAGCGTGCCGGGTTGGCTATTCTGTTTGGAACTTTTCTGGTGGTGGTCGGCGTCGTCATGATCTCCTGGAAACCCGAAACGGCGGCGCCGAGTTATCGCTGGTGGCATGTGCTGTTTTCCACTCTTGCCGGCTTGCTTGCCGGCATCGCCTTTCCGCTGCGCCGCTACGGCCTGACGATCACCAATGCGCCGGTGTTTTTTAGCTTCGTCGTGGCGATTGTCTCGTTGCTCGGCACCTTGCCTTACACGCTTTGGACTCGCGGTGATCGTAATTTGAAGTGGCACGCCAAGGGCGTGTGGTATTTTTTTCTGTCGGGATTTTTCGAGGCGTTGGGCGCGTTGCTGACGTTAGTGGCTTTGACTACGGGCCGGGTGGTGATCGTCTCGCCGATCGTTGCGACCACGCCATTGTTTAGTTTGATCATCTCGCTGATTTTCTTGCGCGGTAAGGAAAAAATCACGATGATCACGATCCTCGGCACGGTTGCAGTGGTCGCGGGGACGATCGCCATCGCGCTGGGGCGCTAGACTTGTCAGCCTGCACTTCGTCGCAGCTTTGCGACTTCGTAAGTTATATTCAAGTCGAGATCCCTCGCTTCGCTCGGGATGACACTCGTGGAAGGATTCGCTTTTGACACAAGCGGGCTTTAATCACACTGCCCATGAAATGGCGTCGTAATAACTTGACAGCCCGACGCATCGAGCATATCGATTATCGAAAAGGGGAGACCAGCATGTGGTATATAGTTTTACGCCAGGCGGCCAAGCCGCGCGAGCAATGGACGGTGACGCTGGATCAGCATTTGGCCTGGATGAAGAAGCAGCATGACGCTGGCACGATTTTATTTTCGGGGCCGACGACGGATCGTAAGTACGGTGTCTACGTGATTCGCGCGGCTTCGAAAGAAGCGGCGGCGCAAATCGCCGTCGGCGACCCGTACACGGCTGCGGGCTTTTGTTCCTTCGAGCTGCTCGAATGGGAAGTGCATCAGGTCATGGGCGCGGGACCGTTTTCGGCGGCGGAGATGCGGTCACATAAGTAGAAGCAGGCAATAGGGGGAAAGGCATGAGGCTTGTGGCGCGAGGCTTGAGTAAATTTGCTGTGCTGGCTGTGTTGACGTTGCTCGTACTTCCGCGGGCTGCGTCAGCCCAATCCGATTGGAAGAAAGCGTGGGAACAGACTGTCGAGGCGGGCAAGAAAGAGGGCGAGGTGGCGATTTATGGGCCGCATAATCCGGCCTATCAAAATGTCTGGGCGCTGTTTCAAAAAAATTTTCCGGAAATAAAATTCAACTTCGTGCCGGGCAAAGGTTCGGAACATGCTCAGCGCATCGTCGCCGAGCGGCGCGCCGGAAAATATCTCGCCGATCTTTTGATGGGTGGTTCGTCGACCTACGCGTCCTTCGCACCGGGGACTTTGGCGCCGTTGAAACCGTTGCTGATTATGCCGGAGGTTCTTGATTTGGCGAACTGGTTCGACGGCAAACTCTATTTCGCCGATCCGCAGAATAACGCCGCGCTGATTATCTCGGGCGAGATCGGCACCCGGCGCGGCTCGTACAATACCAAGCTCCTCGATCCCAAGGAGATTCAGTCCTGGTGGGATCTGCTCCAGCCCAAGTGGAAAGGCAAGCTGGTGACCTTCGATCCGCGCGTGGCCGGCGGCGGTGGCGAGACGTTTTTATTTTTTTATTACACGCCGGCATTGGGCGAGAAATTTATCACGCGGATTCTCAGCGAGACCGACATTCTCATCACCCGCGACTTGCAGCAGGGCACCGACTGGTTGGCTCAGGGCAAAGTTGCGTTTCAGATCGGCAGCGGCCAGCCGGTGATGAAAGCCAAGAGGCAAGGATTGCCGGTGGACCTGATGCCCAATCCGATGAAAGAGGGCGACATCATGGGCGGCGGTAGCTGCTGCATGTCGGTGATCGGCAAAGGACCGCACCCGAACGCGACCAAATTATTCGTCAATTGGATCCTGTCCAAGGAAGGGCAGAGCGCGTGGCAGAAATACACCGAGGTCAATTCCTTGCGCGTCGATATTTCCAAGAACGATCTCGATGCCGACGACGTGCCGCGCAAGGGCGTCAACTATTTCATGCTCAACTCGTCCAAGTATAACGGCATGGAAGGACGCAAGGGGCTGCACAAAATCGTCGACGCGGCGTTCAAGAAGGCAGGTAAGGACTAAAATGGCAGCGACAGTCGGTCTAATCGGCCTCGGCAACGCCGGTCGGCCCATGGCGCAGCGCATTCTCGGCGCCGGTTTTGAATTGACCGTGTTCGATATCGACAATGCCGCGGTGGACGAGGCCGAAAAGCAGGGTGCGCGGCGGGCGAGCACGGCGGCGGCGGCGGTGCGCGATTTCACGATTACTTTGCTGCCGTCGTCGGTGGAAGTGAAACAAGCGGTGCTCGGCGACAACGGCGCGCTGAGCGCGCTTACCAGCGGCCAGACGCTGATCGATTTGAGCGGCACCGATCCCGACTGCGCCCGCGAGTTGGAGGAGCGGCTGAGCGAAAAGCAGGCGATCTTTGTCGGCGGCACGATTCACGCCAGCGGCGCGCCGGCGATCGTTATTCCCAAAGGTTTGTTTTCCATCGTCATCGGCGGGGCCAAGGCGAAGATCGAGCCGGCGGCGAAAGTTTTGAACGCCATCGCCCAGACGATCATCTGTCTGCCCGAGCCGTGGATGCCCAAGGCGTTTAAGATCGCGATCATCTTATACGCCACCACCAACAACATCATTAGCGCCGAGATCTGTTCGTGGCTGATCGCCCAGGGCGCCGATCCGAAACTTTTTCTTAAGTTATTGCAAACCACCGGCTCGCAACCGTCGGCGGGTCGCATGGAAGAGTTCATGAAGCGCGACAACAACGACGGCGGCGCGCTCAGCAACAGCTACAAAGATTTTCGCCAAGCCTTGAACAGCGCCGCCAAGTTGGAAATCCCCATGCCGCTGGCGTCGATGGCGAACCAGATCCAAGAGATGGGGCGCGCGGCGGGCTTCAAGCGTTTCAATAGCCCGGCGGCGATGGGTAAGCTGTATGAGCTGCTAACCCACGTCGATCTGAGCGGCGCGATTACGGATGGTAAAAAGAAAGCTCCGTCGGAGCGTAAACCGAGCGTGGTTTGGTTGGAAGACTGAACAATCCTCGGCTTTAAGCCGAGGGGATCTGAATTCTTCGACTGGAAGTCGACTCTTCGTTCCGTCATGCCGGCGAAGGCCGCAATCCAGGATTGTTTTGGCACTGCGGCAAAAGTGGAGATGAATGCCGGCCTTCGCCGGCATGACAAAACCTTTCTTCGCTTCTAAGGTGAGGGATTTCAGCCATCCCCGAAAGAAACATTAAATTCCGCCGTCGCGGGAATGACGGAACCGGAATTCTGCTCTGAGCGCTAGATATTTCTCCCGACCCGTGCGAGTTTCAAAGTCATCTCTCAGCAAATTTTAACCAACGGAGAATCTCATGAAACCAAAATGTATTTTTCTTTCGCGAATATTGTTGGCATCTTTGTTTGCCGCAGCACAGGCGGCCTCAGCACAAGACTTCCAACCGCAGGTCGGCCAGGAAGGCAAAGATGTGATTTGGGTGCCGACGCCGCAGACGTTGGTCGACCGCATGCTCGACATGGGCAAAGTGACGGCCAACGATTACGTCATCGACTTGGGTTCGGGTGACGGCCGGACCGTCATCACCGCGGCCAAGCGCGGCGCTAAGGCACTCGGTATCGAATACAATCCAGACATGGTCGAGCTCTCCAAACGCAACGCGGACAAGGAAGGCGTCAGCGCCAAGGCTAATTTCGCCAAGGCGGATTTGTTCGAGAGCGATTTTTCCCAGGCGACGGTGATCACCATGTTTCTCTTGCCGGACATCAACATCAAACTGCGGCCGAAGATTTTAAATCTCAAAGCGGGCACCCGGATCGTTTCCAACTCGTTCACCATGGGCGATTGGACGGCGGATGAAACCGTCAGCGCCAAGGATGGCTGCGTTTCATATTGCACGGCTTATCTGTGGATCGTGCCGGCGAAGGTCGAAGGCAGCTGGCAGTTGGGCGACGGTGAACTGGCGTTGAAGCAGACTTATCAAATGATCACCGGCTCGCTCAAACGCGGCACTAACACGACGCAGATCGCCAACGGCAAACTCAACGGCGATCAGATCACGTTCAGCGCCGGCGGCGCGCAGTATTCCGCCAAAGTGAGCGGCGGCGCCATGGAAGGGACGGTTAGCAGCGGCGGGGGTTGGAAAGCGACTCGGGCGAGCAAGTAGATAACGTGGGTTCTTTAAGCTTCCCTGTGATTCACCGCAGAGGCGCAGAGCACGCGGAGTAAAGAGAGTTTGATTAGCAATGGGTCCGGACTCTGCGAACTCTGTGCCTCCGCGGTGAATAGGACTTCAACCGCAATCAGAACGGCCGCAATGTTGGTTTCGACACGGAACAAAAAATGAAAGTACTACGAAAATCATCTCGATATATTTTGCTCGCTCTGCTCGCGTTGCTTGCGATGGGCGCGCCGGCGCTGGCGCAACCGGCGAAGCAGGAATTTCAACCGCGGGTCGGCCAGGCGGGGAAAGATGTCGTTTGGGTGCCGACGCCGCAGGCGCTGGTCGACATGATGCTCGACATGGCCAAGGCGACGCCGAGCGACTACGTCATGGATCTCGGTTCTGGCGACGGCCGCACGGTCATCACCGCGGCCAAGCGCGGCATGCGCGCCCACGGCATCGAATACAATCCTGACATGGTGGAGTTGTCCAAACGCAATGCCGCCAGCGAAGGCGTGAGCGACAAAGCGACCTTCGCCAAAGCCGATTTGTACGAGAGCGATTTTTCTCAGGCGAGCGTGATCACCATGTTTCTCTTGCCGGAAATAAATTTAAAATTGCGGCCACGCTTGCTCGTGCTCAAACCGGGGACGCGCATCCTTTCGAATACTTTCACCATGGGTGAGTGGTCGCCGGATGAAACTAGCAGCGTCGACAAGGATTGTTTCAGTTGGTGCACCGCGCTGTTTTGGATCGTGCCGGCCAAGGTTGAAGGAACGTGGAAGTTAGCGGACGGCGAGCTGATCTTGAAGCAGTCCTATCAAATGCTCACTGGCACGCTGAAAACCGGTGCCGGCACGACGCCGATTACCGGCCGCATGCGCGGCGAGCAGATAACTTTCAGCGCCGGCGGCAAGGAATATGGCGGCAAGGTGAACGGCGATACCATGACCGGTTCGGTCCTCGGCTTTGGCAGTTGGCAAGAGCGGCGGGCGAGCAATTGAGCGTTGTGCAATTGCCTATCGCGTCATTGAAGTCTTCATTAACAATTCTGTCATTGCTGACAAGCCTCGCGCTCTTTGCTGGTTCCTCCCACGCGGCCCAGTCGGACTACGTACCCAAGTCGGGGCAGCTCGGCAAGGATGTCGTCTGGGTAGGCAACCCGGACGCGATGGTGCAAAAGATGCTCGACATGGCGGGCGTGATGCCGAGCGATTACGTCGTCGATCTCGGCTCGGGCGACGGCCGCAACGTCATCGCCGCCGCCAAACGGGGCGCCCATGGCCATGGCATCGAATACGATCCTGATTTAGTCGATTACTCCAAACAGCAAGCGCGCAAAGCCGGGGTCAGCGATAAGACCAGCTTCGAACGCGGCGACGTGTTTGTCGCCGACTTTTCCAAAGCCACGGTGGTGGTTTTGTTTCTCTTGCCGGAAATGAACCGCCGGCTCCGGCCGAGACTGTTGGATCTCAAACCCGGCACGCGAGTCGTCGCCAATACGTTTGCCATCGGCGATTGGAATCCCGACGAGATCGCCACCGATGTCAGCGGCTGCGAAAAGTTTTGCACGGCGCGCCTGTGGTACGTACCGGCCAAGGTGAATGGCGTGTGGAAACTGGCGCAGGGCGAACTGACGCTCAAACAAGTTTACCAAACTTTCAGCGGCAGCTTGAAAAATAGCGACGGCACATTTCCCATCGCCGGGCGCTTGCGCGGCGATCAGATCAACTTCCGCGCCGGTAAAATTCAATTCACCGGCCGGGTCGAGGGCGAGGTCATGGAAGGTTTCGCACGCACGGCTGGAGTAGACAGCAGGTTTCGCGCTAGCCGGCGCGAAAAGTAATCACTCAGTTGTTCAAATCATTGCTCTACCTATTACTGCTCGGCGGTGCCAGCATCTTCATGCTCTGGATCGCCATCGCGCGGCCAACGTTGAGCAAAACCGATGGGGCCAAACGTGCATTCGGCCCCAACCCGGCAACCCTGCGACGTCACGTCGAGACTCTTTCCCAAAGATTCGCGCCTCGGGATGTCGATCATCCGGAAAATTTGGCGAAGCTCGCGGACTACCTGGCCGGCGAATTTAAATCGTTCGGGGCGCGAGTCCGTTATCAAGAATTTACCGTCGACCATCTCACCTACAAAAACGTGTTGGCAGAATACGGCTCCGAAACCGGCGAGGTCGTGGTGATCGGTGCCCACTATGACACCGCGGGAGATCAACCGGGTGCCGACGATAACGCCAGCGGCGTGGCGGGACTGTTGGAGCTTGGACGGTTGCTCGGTCAGACGAAACTTACCACCAATGTGGTGTTGGCCGCGTATACGCTGGAAGAGCCGCCGCTGTTCGGCAGCGAAAGCATGGGCAGCGCCGTGCACGCCCACTCGCTTCGCAATGACGGCGCTTCGGTCAAACTGATGATCTCACTGGAAATGATCGGTTACTTCACGGATCGGCCAGACAGCCAGGGTTTTCCATTTTCCTTGCTCAAACTTTTCTATCCGTCGACGGGAAACTTCATCATCGTCGTCGATCGAGTATTTTCAGATCAAGCACGTCGATTGAAGGCGCGGATGAACGGCGTAAGCGAGCTGCCGGTCTATTCGATCAATGCGCCGGCTTGGGTGCCCGGCGTCGATTTTTCCGACCATGTAAATTTCTGGAAGCTTGGATATCCGGCGGTGATGGTGACCGACAGCTCTTTTTACCGCAACGACGCTTATCACAGCCGCCGGGACACGGCGGAGCGCCTCGATT
This window harbors:
- a CDS encoding DMT family transporter encodes the protein MNSELVALCASIAFALFAVYGWLGLRVSTPLTATLVSLAARTLTLGVALVFAGGIPAFAARALWIFILLGVMQTVISLLTFIGLQKIGTSRSQPLRNSYPLWSAMIAIALMGERAGLAILFGTFLVVVGVVMISWKPETAAPSYRWWHVLFSTLAGLLAGIAFPLRRYGLTITNAPVFFSFVVAIVSLLGTLPYTLWTRGDRNLKWHAKGVWYFFLSGFFEALGALLTLVALTTGRVVIVSPIVATTPLFSLIISLIFLRGKEKITMITILGTVAVVAGTIAIALGR
- a CDS encoding extracellular solute-binding protein, which encodes MRLVARGLSKFAVLAVLTLLVLPRAASAQSDWKKAWEQTVEAGKKEGEVAIYGPHNPAYQNVWALFQKNFPEIKFNFVPGKGSEHAQRIVAERRAGKYLADLLMGGSSTYASFAPGTLAPLKPLLIMPEVLDLANWFDGKLYFADPQNNAALIISGEIGTRRGSYNTKLLDPKEIQSWWDLLQPKWKGKLVTFDPRVAGGGGETFLFFYYTPALGEKFITRILSETDILITRDLQQGTDWLAQGKVAFQIGSGQPVMKAKRQGLPVDLMPNPMKEGDIMGGGSCCMSVIGKGPHPNATKLFVNWILSKEGQSAWQKYTEVNSLRVDISKNDLDADDVPRKGVNYFMLNSSKYNGMEGRKGLHKIVDAAFKKAGKD
- a CDS encoding NAD(P)-dependent oxidoreductase produces the protein MPTTCRARASTISCSTRPSITAWKDARGCTKSSTRRSRRQVRTKMAATVGLIGLGNAGRPMAQRILGAGFELTVFDIDNAAVDEAEKQGARRASTAAAAVRDFTITLLPSSVEVKQAVLGDNGALSALTSGQTLIDLSGTDPDCARELEERLSEKQAIFVGGTIHASGAPAIVIPKGLFSIVIGGAKAKIEPAAKVLNAIAQTIICLPEPWMPKAFKIAIILYATTNNIISAEICSWLIAQGADPKLFLKLLQTTGSQPSAGRMEEFMKRDNNDGGALSNSYKDFRQALNSAAKLEIPMPLASMANQIQEMGRAAGFKRFNSPAAMGKLYELLTHVDLSGAITDGKKKAPSERKPSVVWLED
- a CDS encoding class I SAM-dependent methyltransferase, with the protein product MKPKCIFLSRILLASLFAAAQAASAQDFQPQVGQEGKDVIWVPTPQTLVDRMLDMGKVTANDYVIDLGSGDGRTVITAAKRGAKALGIEYNPDMVELSKRNADKEGVSAKANFAKADLFESDFSQATVITMFLLPDINIKLRPKILNLKAGTRIVSNSFTMGDWTADETVSAKDGCVSYCTAYLWIVPAKVEGSWQLGDGELALKQTYQMITGSLKRGTNTTQIANGKLNGDQITFSAGGAQYSAKVSGGAMEGTVSSGGGWKATRASK
- a CDS encoding class I SAM-dependent methyltransferase, whose amino-acid sequence is MKVLRKSSRYILLALLALLAMGAPALAQPAKQEFQPRVGQAGKDVVWVPTPQALVDMMLDMAKATPSDYVMDLGSGDGRTVITAAKRGMRAHGIEYNPDMVELSKRNAASEGVSDKATFAKADLYESDFSQASVITMFLLPEINLKLRPRLLVLKPGTRILSNTFTMGEWSPDETSSVDKDCFSWCTALFWIVPAKVEGTWKLADGELILKQSYQMLTGTLKTGAGTTPITGRMRGEQITFSAGGKEYGGKVNGDTMTGSVLGFGSWQERRASN
- a CDS encoding methyltransferase domain-containing protein → MSVVQLPIASLKSSLTILSLLTSLALFAGSSHAAQSDYVPKSGQLGKDVVWVGNPDAMVQKMLDMAGVMPSDYVVDLGSGDGRNVIAAAKRGAHGHGIEYDPDLVDYSKQQARKAGVSDKTSFERGDVFVADFSKATVVVLFLLPEMNRRLRPRLLDLKPGTRVVANTFAIGDWNPDEIATDVSGCEKFCTARLWYVPAKVNGVWKLAQGELTLKQVYQTFSGSLKNSDGTFPIAGRLRGDQINFRAGKIQFTGRVEGEVMEGFARTAGVDSRFRASRREK
- a CDS encoding M28 family peptidase — its product is MLWIAIARPTLSKTDGAKRAFGPNPATLRRHVETLSQRFAPRDVDHPENLAKLADYLAGEFKSFGARVRYQEFTVDHLTYKNVLAEYGSETGEVVVIGAHYDTAGDQPGADDNASGVAGLLELGRLLGQTKLTTNVVLAAYTLEEPPLFGSESMGSAVHAHSLRNDGASVKLMISLEMIGYFTDRPDSQGFPFSLLKLFYPSTGNFIIVVDRVFSDQARRLKARMNGVSELPVYSINAPAWVPGVDFSDHVNFWKLGYPAVMVTDSSFYRNDAYHSRRDTAERLDYSKMAQVIDGVFAYVAR